A window of the Halichoerus grypus chromosome 2, mHalGry1.hap1.1, whole genome shotgun sequence genome harbors these coding sequences:
- the SPINK1 gene encoding serine protease inhibitor Kazal-type 1, with the protein MKVTSIFLLSALALLSLSGTTRAGLMGREAKCNTETTACTKIYNPVCGTDGETYSNECVLCVQNKKRQIPVLIQKSGPC; encoded by the exons ATGAAGGTAACGAGCATCTTTCTTCTTAGTGCCTTGGCCCTGTTGAGCTTATCTG GTACCACTAGAGCTGGCTTGATGGGAAGAGAG gcTAAATGTAACACTGAAACGACTGCATGTACCAAGATCTATAATCCTGTCTGTGGGACTGATGGAGAAACTTATTCTAATGAATGTGTGTTATGTGTTCAAAATAA GAAGCGCCAGATCCCTGTCCTCATTCAAAAATCTGGACCTTGCTGA